One region of Cerasicoccus sp. TK19100 genomic DNA includes:
- a CDS encoding alpha-amylase family glycosyl hydrolase yields MIKHIDQGILSRIKRRLYYLYGDKADQLTERLYYMVGRYGVGVQPPIKPEHRWTEHDVYLITYADMVQSEKDTPLATLKRFATEHLKGAINTVHILPFYPWSSDDGFSVIDYREVKEEYGPWSDVESLGREFKLMFDLVCNHCSSQSPWFRDFLIGIAPADEYFVTMDPETDLSQVVRPRTSPLLTKTVTRDGDAYVWTTFSADQVDLNWQNPDLLFEFLDILMLYISHGATTIRLDACAFMWKEVGTDCLHLPQTHEIIKLMRDFCELVAPQVLIITETNVPHDENISYFGRNDEAHMVYNFSLPPLLLHALLTNNSHYLTKWATNLEYPEPGEGTFFNFTASHDGVGVRPLQGLLPKKEFDKLIHSVEQSGAHVSKRTLPDGSQSPYELNITYFSALSGRHDSDGLGAARFLCSQAVALAFKGVPAVYFHSLVGTPNYHEGVEQTGAPRTINRRKYDEAELAELLQDKSRAQGTIFRKYLQMLRRRSNYPAFHPDGEQKIIDAGKSLFALERISPSKNQTVFCVFNFSDEEQTVVNPKDTETLKKAKKFYDILSGKTHSDGSRGIKLAPYQAMWLVPRTE; encoded by the coding sequence ATGATCAAACACATCGACCAAGGCATTCTCTCCCGTATTAAACGCCGGCTCTATTATCTGTATGGCGATAAGGCTGATCAGTTGACGGAGCGGCTGTATTATATGGTCGGGCGTTATGGGGTGGGGGTGCAGCCGCCGATTAAGCCAGAGCATCGCTGGACCGAGCATGATGTTTACCTGATCACTTACGCCGACATGGTGCAGAGCGAGAAGGATACGCCGCTGGCCACGCTCAAGCGGTTTGCGACTGAGCACCTGAAGGGCGCGATCAACACCGTGCACATTTTGCCGTTTTATCCTTGGTCGAGTGATGATGGTTTTTCAGTGATCGACTATCGTGAAGTGAAGGAAGAATACGGGCCGTGGAGCGATGTCGAAAGCCTCGGGCGTGAGTTCAAGCTGATGTTCGACCTGGTGTGCAATCACTGCTCCAGCCAGAGCCCTTGGTTTCGCGATTTCCTGATCGGCATTGCGCCGGCGGACGAATACTTTGTCACCATGGATCCGGAGACGGATCTGTCGCAGGTCGTCCGGCCACGCACCTCGCCGCTGCTGACCAAGACCGTGACGCGCGACGGCGACGCCTACGTGTGGACCACCTTTAGTGCCGACCAGGTGGACCTCAATTGGCAAAACCCGGATCTTCTTTTTGAATTTCTCGACATCCTGATGCTCTACATCAGCCACGGGGCGACGACGATCCGCCTCGATGCGTGCGCCTTCATGTGGAAGGAGGTGGGCACGGACTGCCTGCACCTGCCGCAGACGCACGAGATCATCAAGCTGATGCGCGATTTCTGCGAGCTCGTGGCACCGCAGGTGTTGATCATCACCGAGACCAATGTGCCGCACGACGAAAACATCAGCTACTTCGGCCGTAATGATGAGGCGCATATGGTTTACAACTTCAGCCTGCCGCCGCTGCTCCTGCACGCGCTGCTGACGAATAACAGCCACTACCTGACTAAATGGGCGACCAATCTGGAGTATCCGGAGCCGGGCGAGGGCACGTTCTTTAATTTCACCGCCTCGCATGACGGCGTCGGCGTGCGCCCGCTGCAAGGGCTCTTGCCGAAAAAGGAATTCGACAAGCTGATTCACTCCGTGGAGCAGAGTGGCGCGCATGTTTCCAAGCGCACGCTGCCCGATGGCTCACAGAGCCCCTACGAGCTGAACATCACGTATTTCTCCGCGCTTTCCGGGCGGCATGATTCCGACGGCCTCGGCGCGGCGCGTTTCCTGTGTTCGCAAGCGGTAGCGCTCGCGTTTAAGGGCGTGCCTGCGGTTTATTTTCACAGCCTGGTCGGCACGCCGAACTACCACGAGGGCGTGGAGCAAACCGGTGCGCCGCGTACGATCAATCGCCGCAAATACGACGAGGCGGAGCTCGCCGAATTGTTGCAGGACAAGTCGCGTGCGCAGGGGACCATTTTCCGGAAGTATCTGCAGATGCTGCGCCGTCGCTCTAACTACCCGGCGTTCCACCCGGACGGCGAGCAGAAGATCATCGATGCGGGCAAGAGTCTCTTTGCGCTGGAGCGTATTTCGCCGAGCAAAAACCAGACAGTGTTCTGCGTGTTTAACTTCTCCGACGAAGAGCAAACCGTGGTTAATCCGAAAGACACTGAGACGCTCAAGAAGGCGAAGAAATTCTACGACATCCTCTCGGGCAAGACCCACAGCGACGGCTCGCGCGGCATCAAGCTGGCTCCGTATCAGGCCATGTGGCTCGTGCCGCGGACGGAGTAA
- a CDS encoding acyltransferase family protein, translated as MQRLSQLDGLRAYAVGAVVWAHWAPQGIHGDIGGTNIGAIGVQIFFVLSGFLITGILLDARFKQATPTPSSIVLRQFYIRRFLRIFPLYYATIFLMALLNIEPFRESIFWHATYLQNVYQQLTTRDIWGSHLWSLAVEEQFYLFWPILMLYVPRSKLLWLMFASIAISPISKIVVWSSSLQIDPNLLTFGVLDCFGVGALLSVLARQLSTDRMNTLAVWFIGVGVALFCLAQTEFIPLLALRQTGVALISGAIIWGASLGLGGPLGFMLQNKVAVYLGTISYGIYILHGLSLALWQWFYYSAPIPGYLIFSKLGIPDTLNENYWFLLFVKTAITLGLSVLSWHFFEKPLNHLKRHFPYIPKKTPENPSLETQPAKTR; from the coding sequence ATGCAAAGGCTTTCTCAATTAGATGGGCTCAGGGCGTACGCCGTGGGCGCCGTGGTTTGGGCTCACTGGGCACCGCAGGGCATCCATGGCGACATTGGCGGCACCAACATCGGCGCAATCGGGGTCCAAATATTCTTTGTCCTCAGCGGCTTTCTCATCACGGGTATTCTGCTGGATGCCCGGTTTAAGCAAGCGACGCCGACACCAAGTAGCATCGTGCTACGGCAGTTTTACATCCGGCGATTCCTGCGCATTTTCCCACTCTACTATGCCACCATTTTCTTGATGGCGCTCCTGAACATCGAGCCGTTCAGGGAATCCATTTTTTGGCACGCGACCTACCTGCAGAATGTCTACCAGCAATTAACCACGCGCGATATTTGGGGCTCCCACTTGTGGAGCCTGGCAGTGGAAGAGCAGTTCTACCTCTTCTGGCCGATCCTCATGCTCTATGTGCCAAGGAGTAAACTGCTGTGGCTGATGTTTGCGTCCATCGCGATTTCACCGATTTCGAAAATCGTCGTCTGGTCATCGTCGCTTCAGATTGATCCCAACCTGCTGACCTTTGGCGTGCTGGATTGCTTCGGCGTTGGTGCGCTGCTTTCCGTGCTGGCGCGCCAGCTCTCCACCGACCGGATGAACACGCTGGCAGTGTGGTTCATCGGCGTGGGCGTAGCGCTGTTCTGTCTGGCGCAAACGGAATTCATCCCGCTCCTGGCCTTGCGTCAAACCGGCGTTGCATTGATTAGTGGAGCCATCATCTGGGGCGCTTCTCTGGGCCTGGGCGGCCCGTTGGGCTTCATGCTGCAAAACAAAGTCGCGGTGTATCTGGGCACGATCAGCTATGGGATTTACATTCTGCACGGGCTGAGCCTCGCCCTCTGGCAATGGTTCTATTACTCGGCACCGATCCCCGGCTATCTCATTTTTAGCAAGCTCGGCATACCCGATACCCTCAATGAGAATTACTGGTTCCTGCTCTTCGTGAAAACCGCCATCACGCTAGGGCTCTCGGTGCTCTCATGGCACTTCTTTGAAAAGCCACTCAACCACCTGAAACGGCACTTCCCATACATTCCAAAAAAGACGCCCGAGAACCCATCGCTGGAAACCCAGCCCGCCAAAACACGGTAG